Within the Opitutaceae bacterium TAV5 genome, the region TCCCGGCTTGTCGCGCAGATAACCGTAAACACCCGATGTGGACCACGAGGTCAGGATCATGCCGCGATAGCCGGCGTCGCGGGCGAAGGGCAGGAAGTCGCGGAGGTTGTCGAAATGCGTGCGCCAGCAGGTGAGGGCGTGGTTGTCGGGCGAGGACCGGAGGGCGGGGGCGCCCCAGAATTCGAAGCCGGCCTTTCCGGCGGTGCTCCGGAGTTTTTCGAGGTCGCCGAAATGGTTCACGGGCCAGCCGTAATTCCAGTCCACGAACACGCTGCCGCGCGGCATGTCGGCGGCGGCCTCCGGATTTTTCAGGAGCATGTCGGCCCAGAGAACAGGACGCTTGCCGAGGCTGACGACGAGGTCGGCGACCCGTTTGAAATAATCGACGTAGAGGCGCGACTTGCCGTGTTTTTCGGCCTTGGCCCGGCAGGCCGGGCAGTGGCCGAGCAGGTAGGTCTCGTCGCCGCCGATGTGGATGAAGGGCGAGGGATGGGTGGCGGCGATGTCGCGGAAAATGTCGGTGAAGACGGCGAGCGCCTCGTCGATCTTGCAGGGGCAGAGTTGGCAGATGTCGGCGTCGCTCTCGCGCAAATGGGCGTAGCGGTCGTGTTGCAGGATGTATTCGATGTGGCCGAAACACTGCTGGAGGGGAATCACATCGAGGCCGAGCCGGGTGCATTCGGCGATGAAGCCGGTCAGTTCCTCGCGGGTGTACGCGTAGCGATTGGAAATGAGGGCGTGTTTGTCGAACGGGTACGCGCCTTCCCATTCGATCATGAGCGTGTTGTGTCCGAGGGAGGCCGCCTCCCGGGCGAGCGCGCGGAGCGCGGGCATGGGCATGACCTGGATGCGGAAGTCGATATGGAGGCCGGTGCGGGCGAAGGTGGTCATGGAATGGGTGGGTGCTTTGATTCAATTACGCGGATGACACAGGGAGGGCACTTTTCCCGTCGCGGGAAAAGTCGAGGGCAGGGAGGCCACAACGATCATGACACACCCTTCCCGGATGAATGATACCAACGTCCTGAAATCTCCGGATTTTTACACAAAGATCGCAAAGAGCGCAAAGGATCAGTATTCATACACTTCGCGGTCTTCGCGATCTTTGTGTAAAGTAATTCAGCGGGGTGGTCCTCCCCGGGCTCTGCGCCTTCTCCGTGTCCTCTGTGTAACCGGATCGTGGATTCAGGGATCATTGCTCGGGTTGCGGTCGAGTTCATGGTCGATCCAGGCGCGGAGGGACTCCTGCTGGTTCTGGGCTTCCTCGAGTTCGCTGATCTTGCGGGCGGCGTCGGGTCCGGCGGGGTCGCGCTGGCCGAGGGCAAGCTGGCCGGCGAGGAGGACATCCTGCCGGGTGAGGTTGCGGAGGGTGTTGCGCGAGACGCGGCGCAGGTCTTCGCGAATGGCGGGAGTGAGCGCGGACCGGAGCGCGGCCTGGAACGCGGCGACGGAGCCGGAGGGCTGGACAAGGAGCGTCATGCGGTTGGACATGACGAGGGTGGTGGAGGCGCCGAGCGTTCCGAGCGAGAAATCGAAGCCGGCGACATAGCCGTCGACGACGGGGAGAAAGGGAGCGACGCTTTCCGGCACCTGGATGTCGATAACCGAGGGCAGCCAGCCGCTGGCACGACAGAAGGCGGCGTTGCCGGAGAAGGAGGTGAGAAAACGGAGAAAATCGAGCGCCTCGTCCGGGTGGGGCGACTGGCGGGTGATGCCGAAGGCCATGCCGGTGCTGTTGCCGGCTTCGGAGGGCGGACCGAGGATGTTGCGGCCGTAGTGCGGGTGGTCGCGGGCGGGGAGCGGCACGTCGAAGACGCCGATCGTGAACGGGCAGATGGTGCGATAGACCGGGAGGTCCCAACTGCCGGTGGCGATCATGAGCGCGCGGTTCTGGGCGAAGTAAAAGGTGGCGTCTTCGTGCCGGAGCTGTTCGTAGCCGGCCTGCATGGTGAGGCTGGTCTCGCGGGCGATGGCGAGAGCGTCGGCGAAAGCGGGCGTGTCGGCGTTCCACGCGCCGCGCAGCCAGGCGAGGCCGATTTCGGCGCCGGCAGGCATGAGCGTGCGCGTCTGGTCGATCTGGCGGGAGAGGCGCTGGGTCTGGCCGGAAACCATCTTGTTGATGAGGATGGGGCCGTTGTCGTACGAGCCGGCGATCGGGATCACGTTGCAGCCGGTGTCGGCGGCGATCTTGCGGATGCGTTCGCAGAGGGCGATGAACCCGTCGTACGTGGCCGGCGGCGGCGTGTCGCCGAGCAACTGGCGCCAGAGGTCGCGGTTGTAGTAGAGCCGCACGGTGAACATCGAGAGAGGGACGCCGTAGTAGTCGAGGAGGTTGGGGCGGTAACTGAAATTGCCCGACATGCCGTCGATGAACGTATCGCGCCAGGGGATACCGGCGAGCGGCGTATCGTGGTTGTAGGGATTGGGCAGGGCGACGTCGGCGGTGACGGGCCGGTAGAAGCGGGAGAGCGTCTCGTCGTCGAGATTGCGGTCGATCTGGATGATGTCGGTGGCGGTGCCGCCGACGAGCTGGGTTTTGGTCCACTGGGCGTAGGTGCGCTTGGGGATGGGCACCTGTTCGATGCGGACGCCCGGATGAAGGCTTTCGTACTCGCGGGCGAGCGCGTCGAGCGCGTCGCGCAGGCCGGATTCGAGTTGCCAGTGGGCGAAGCGGACAACGATGCGGCCGTCGGCGGGTTGCCCGGACCGGCCGTGCTGCCAGACGCGCAGCGTGGCGAACGCAAAGCAGCCAAGCAGGAGGGCGAGGCCGACCAGGGGCGCGAGGCGAAGGCGCGAGGCGGAGCGGGTCGTCATGGCGCGGCGGCGAGGGCCGCGGGAGAGGAGAGCGCGGCGAGGGTTTCGGTGATCGTGCGGCGACGGACATCGCGCCGGAAGTCGGCGAGAAAGGTTTCGTAATAGCGCCGGGCCTCGTCGGCATGGCCGAGCTCGCGGGCCAACTCGCCGCAGCGCACGAGGGCGTCGGCGCGCAGGGTGGCGCGGAGGATGCCGGCGTCGAGCGCGGCGCGGAAGTGGTCGAGCGCGAGTTGCGAGCCGAGCCCGAAACGGAGGGCGGCTTCGCCGAGCACGAGATGGAGATCGCGACGCGAGGCGGCATCCGGCTGGCGGTCGGCGAGCGGAGTGAGGCGAGCGACGGTCTGCGCACGATCTTCGGGGCGGCCGCCGGAGCGGTACAGCTCGATGAGCGCGAGTTTCACGCGGGCCTGGCCGGCGAGGGGATGATCGGGGCGGGTGGAAATCAGCTCGCGATAATAGCGCGCCGCGGCTTCCGGATCGGCGGGCGTGCGGTGAAGGTGCTCGATGCGGCCGAGGTAATAGAGGGCGGCGAGGCCGGTCTCGTCGCCGGGGTTTTCCTCGTGGAGGCGGGTGAGGAGTGTCGCGGCGCGGCGGATGTTGGCGTCGGTTTTCGGCTGGAGCTGGAGCAGCGTGAGAGCCGTGCCGAGCCGGGTCTCGCGGTCCGTGTCACCGGTGTCGCCGGCGGCGGCGAAGGCCTGGTGGGCTTCGTGAAAAAGGCCGCGGGCGACGTCGTCCCATGCCACGGCAGCAGCGGGCGCGGGTGCGGATGCGGCGGAGAGGAAGGCGACGCCGGGGAGGAGCGCGGCGAGCAGGCGAAGGCGGGCGGAGATCTGGAGACGGCCGGGCATGCTCACTGGATGCGGCTGGGCGTGGCGGCCTGGTGATGGGTGAGCGTGAGGTTGTGGGCGGTGTGGGCCGGGTAAACCGTTTCGCTCGGGCAGGCGAGTTCCTCGATCGGGTGGGCGCCGGGCGCGGCGAGCCACGCGTCGAGCCGGGTTTGCAGGGTTTCGAGCCGGAGGAGGAGGCCACCGTAGCGGCGTTCGATGACTTCCCAGCCGAACGGCCTGTAGAGCTCGTGCCAGAGCGCGTGGTGGGCTTGCCAGAGCGCGCGGATTTCGTCGCGGAGAGCGGGAACGGTCTTGACGGCGGCGCGGCGCAGGGCCGCGGCGTCGCCGGCCATGTAGTCGTGACGCAAGGACAGGTGAAGCGCGGCCTTGTGCGAGAGCACGGCGGCGAGCCGGGAGACGTAGCCGAGGCGGGCGTCGCCGGGCGAGCGGCCGGCCCGCTCCGCACAGCGTTGCGAGAGCTGCGCGTAGTGGGCCGGCCATGCTTCGGGGATGTGTTTGTCGAGGAAGTTGAGCAGCGGATCGTGCCAGAGCAGCCACTTGGCCGGGTTGGCGTTGACCTCGCCGGGATCTCCGGAGCCGGGCGTGCAGTCGAGGTCGCTCGCGGCCATCCAGGCCTCGCTGCTGGCGGCGCAACTGCCGAGGAAATGCGCGGAGACCTGCGCTTCGGCGCGAGCGGAGGTGGCGGCGAAACCGAGCTCCGCAAAAAACTGGATGGCGGGCAGCGCGGAAAGCACGTCGCACTCCATGCCGTCGTCGCCCCAGAGTGTGACAAAGGCCTCGCGCAGGCCGTTGGCGCGGGCGGACTGCATGCCGGCGCGGAGGGTGGCGAACGAATGGGGGAGCGCGGCCCAGGGGCGGTTCCATGTCCAGACACCGCCGGCAAAGACGGGCTCCTTGCCCATGGCACGGTGGCGGGCGATCCAGTCGTCGTAGAACTCCGGGTCGGTGTGGTAATAATCCCAGTACACGAGCTGCACGTCGGCGGGCACGCGGGCGGCGGCCTCGGGAGGGACGACGGAGGCGCGGTCGTAGTATCCGTTGGTGCGCGAGCCGAGGCGGAAATACATGTCGCTCCAGATCATCGGGGCGAGGCCGAGGCGGCGGCAGATGGCGGCGGTGCGTTCGAGGTGGGTGGCGAGGATCTCGAAGGGGGGTTGCAGGCCGTTGCGGAAGCGGTACTGGCCGGAACCGATGCCGTGGGCCTCGTCCATGCCGATATGGATGCGGCGCGAGCGGAACGGGGAGGAGGCGGCGGCGATCATTTTTTCCACCAGCGCCTCGCTGCCGGCGTCGCCGGCGAGGAGGACGCCGCCGGTGTCCTGGAGAGGACGATACGGGGGCCACTGGAGCACCTGTTCGAGGTGGCCGAGCGTCTGGATGCAGGGGACGGCCTCGATGCCGAGGGCGGCGGCGTAGTCGTCGATATGGCGCAGGTCTTCCTGCGTGTAGCGGCCGCGGAAGTAGCCGAAGAGCGGTTCGCCGGGGATCTCGTAGGTGTCCTCGGTGTAGAGCATGAGCTGGTTGATGCCCATGAGCGCGAGGTGGCGGATGATCCGCTCGATGACGGGAACGCGCAGGACGCCGTTGCGCGACACGTCGAGCATGACGCCGAGTGTGTCAAAGGCGGCGCTCTCCGTGGTGTCGGCCAGCGGCTGGCCGCTTTCGATGCGGCCCATGAGGATGCCGAGCGCGCGGAAGGCATCGGTGGAGCGCGCATAGTCGATGGTGATGTGACCGGGCGAGGTGACTTTTATCGACAGGGATCCGGCGCGGGCGGCAGGGCGGGCGGGGACCGTTGGCCGGAAGCGGACGGAAAGGACGGAGCTGCCGGCGGCGTGGCCGGGAGGGAGGACGAAGCGTTCGGGAAACATCCCGGTGATGGCGGCGAGGCCGCGGGTCAGTTCGGCGGGCACGCCGCCGGGGAAGGCCAGCCGGGAGGGAGCGGCGGGAGCCGGAGCAGGGGCGGTGGCCGGAGCGGCGGTGGAGTGGATTTCTTCGTCGAGAAGGGCTGGTTTCATGATTGGCAAGGTCAGGGCAAGGCGGGTGTGGCCGTGAGGAGGGCGTCGATAGCCCCGGAAAGGTTGCCGGAATCGGCCGGCGTGGCGGTGCGGGGTGCGGCGGATACAGTGTGAAGGCGGGGCCAGGCGCCGGTTTCGAGGAATGCGCGCATGGCGTCGTCGAGTCCGTCGATATGGAAAAATTCCTGGCCGGCGTCGTCGTGGCGAGGGTGGCGGAGGGCGGCGGGAAAGTCCGCGATCGTGCCGGCCGAAAGATAGCAGAGGGCGTTGAGGCGGACGAAGGGGCGGCAGTCTTCGAGGCGGGTCGAGGGGCGGGAGGTCTCGCCCCGAAGATAGCGGTGGTAATCGAGATGATTGGCCGCGAGGAGATCGAAGGAGGGGAGGGGACGGCGTTCGGGGGGCATGCGGTGGTCGTGCCAGGTGATCGCGTAATGCGACCTGGCGACCCAGTCGATGCGGGCCTCGTCGGTGACGAGCGTCTCGCAAAGCGTGTCGATACCGTGCAGGGCGTGGGTGAGGGCGAGGCGAAGGGTGACGCCGTCCGGAGTGGATACACGGGCGAAGACGGTGTCGGCGCCCTCGATGTCGTGCGCGCGCCAGAGCGAGGCTTGCACGCCGGCCGGCGGAGCCCAGTCGAGGACGGCGCGGGGGCCGGCCCAGAAGAGGGCGTTGTGGACGTAGTGCGCCATGGCGTTGGCCAGGCAGGAGTCGAGGAGCAGGCGGCCGTCGGGGGAGCGGAGGCGGCCGGCCCAGGCGTTGCGCCGGAAGTAGGCGGAGGGGCGGGGGCGTTGCCCGAGCAGGCGCACTTCGCGAAGGCGGCCGAATTCACCGGCGAGGAGGCGGGATTTCAGGGCGAGGTGCGCGGGCTCGATGATGAAGTTGAAACCGACAAGGGTGGTTTTGGCGGCGCGGCGGTCGCAGGCGATCATCGCCTCCAGCTCACCGGGATCGAGGGTGGGCGGTTTTTCCAGGTAGACGGCGACGCCGCGTTCGACGGCGTCGCGGTGCATGGGCGCGTGCAGGGCGATGGGGGTGGGGATGACGACAAGATCGAGACCGCCGGGAGAGGCGAGGCTGGCGTCGAGCATCGCGCGGTGGTCGGCAAACACACGGATGCCGCGTTCGCGAAACCGCCAGCGTTGGCATTCGTCCGGAAATGCGTCGGGACGCGGATCGCAGGTGGCGACCAGGCGGGCCGCGCCGTTCTCCTCCAGCCGCAGCAGCGCTTCGTGATGCGAACCGGCAAAGCCGCCGAGGCCGATGATGGCGGTGCGGAGAGGCGCGGCGTTCATATGGCGGGAGCGGAGAGGAGGTGGGTGCAGCCAGCGGGTTAGCGGTTAGCGGGCGGGAGCCTTGTCCTGCGCGGCCGGTATGGCGGACGGCTTGCCCTTGCCGCCCTCGAGGAGGAGGCGGAGGGTGCGATACTGGTGGAGCAGGACGCCGCCGAAAGCGGAGTCGCTGCGGAGGGTGGAGCGGACCTCGTCGAGCGTGCGGAGAAAATCGGCGGCGGGCTGGCCGTAGAAGGTGATCTGCGGCTCGTCCTTGAGTTCGACGGTTTCGAGAGACGGATAAACGGGTTTGCCGATCTTGCGGCCATAGGCGAGTTCCGCAGTGCAGAGGTACGTCACGGAGTTGGGGCCGACGGCCTTGCGGCGATAGGACATCACGCCGATGTAGTCGGAAAGATCCTGGATGTGTTGATGGAAGTTTTTCTTTGCGCCGTTGTAGGCGACGACGAGCCGCTCGTGGCTGTCGTACCAGGAGGGAATGTCGTAGGCGACGGTGAGCGCGGGGTCGGCGGCTTTGACGAGCGGGTAGATCGCCGCCATCGTGTCGAGCGTTTCGCGGATGACGCCGGGTTCGTCGCCGTTTTTCCAGCGCGGCGTCAGGTAGGGCTCGATGTCGTAGTGGATGCCGGCGAACCCGGCACCGGGGGGCTGGGCCTTGTGAAAGGCGAGGAGGGAGCGGAGCGCCTGCAACGTTTCCGGGCGGTTCGCCTCGAAGGCCATTTCGGCGGAGCCGTCGAGCGCCTCCACCCGGATGCCGGCGGCGCGAGCCTCGCGGAGGAGGGCGCTCATGGCGGCGGTGTCGGTCATCGCGCGGGCTTCGCCGCGGCCGGTGTAGCGGATCTGCACGAGGAGCAGGTCGATGCCGTGCCGCTGGCTGAAGGCGAGCAACTCCGCGCGGCGGGCGGGCTCGACGACCTCCTCCCGATGCCAGACCCACATGCCGAGACCGCCCGGTGAGGCAGCGGAAAGCGGAGCCGCGAAAGAAGTGAAGAGGAAAATTGGAAGGAGGTGCCTGTAAATATTGCGGCGCATGAAATAATTACTGCCGGTGTACTGTAATTGTGTCAATCTGTATTCAGGTTTGAATTTTTATGATCATTTAATCATTTGAAGTAAAGTAACTTATATTTTCTGGTCGACTTTCGGAGTCTGTGGCCCGGCGTTTGAACCAATCGGCCGGCCGGGAGGGACGGGCGGGTTATTTCCGTTTTCTGTCCGGATTGCGGGGCGTGCGCGGTTTGTTGTTGTCGCCCGCGGCTGTCTGCGAGCCGGACTTGCGCTGACCGAGCCGGGAGGCCAGGCCGCGATGGAGGGCGAGGAGGGCGCCTCCGAGGACGGTGCCCTCGAGGCCCATGCCGGAGCGCAACAGGTCGAAGCGGCGGCCGGGGACCGGGATGAGGTTCCGGTCAACCGTGTCGCGCACGATGCCGAAGCGGTCGCGGGTGAAGCGTTCGTCGTTGGTGCTGAGGATGAGGCAGCTCACGTCGAGCAGGTTGACGATGCCGGCGAGGCCCTCGGCCCAGGCGCGATAAAAGGCGTCGAGAGAGGCTTCGTCGGAGAGAGGGTCCGCTGCGCCGGCCTGGCCGGAGGCGAGAGTGAAGCAGGCCGAGAGGAGGTTGCGGTCGACTTCGCCGGCGGCGGAGTTGCTGCCATGGAAGATTTTTTCGCCAATGACGAGGGCGAGACCGAAGACCCGGGGCTGGCCAGGATCGTTCCTGAGCAGGAAGTAGATGAAGGAATCGCGGTCGCGGGCGGCTCCGATGTGGTGCTCGGCGTAAGCGCCGCAGGCGACATTGCGTTCCACCCAGACAGGGTGGCCGAGTTTTTCCGCGATTGTCTGGCGCAGCGGAAAGCGGGTGACGCCCAGGGAGCGGGACATGAGAATGGTGCCGCTGGCGGAATCGACGACACCGGGGACGCTGATGCCGGCCCCGGCAAACTGCTCCATGGCGAGGCCGGAGCGGTCGGCCAGCTCCGCGAGGCGGGCTGGCAGGAGGGCAGCCAGTTCGTCCACGGACATCCCGGGAGGGAGGGTTTCCTGGGTGAGCACGTGCCCGGCTGCATTGGCGAGGGTGAGGCGGTGGCCGAGCGGCTCCAGGCCGACGCCGAGGCTCCAGGCGGCGTCCGCCACGAGCTCCAGTTCGGTCTCCTTGGGGCCGACGCGCTCGGCCTCGATGGGGGCGCCCTCGCGCACGAGGCCGGATTCCTTGAGGTCGCGCACGATGTTGGAGACGGTGGAAGCCTGGAGCCGGGTGGCACGGGTGATCTGCCGCTGCGAGAGGCACTGGCGGCGGGCGATCAGGCCGAGCACGCGCAGGCGGTTGCGCTCGGCTCCGGCTTTCTGGGTGAAGGCTCCTTCGCCGCTTTCAGCCAGCGGCCATGCTTTCTCGAAAAATTCCATTGCCGGAATCTATCGAAAAAAAGACGCGAAAAACAACGGGGAAATCATGGACGGGCGCGAAATCTGCTTGATGTGATCTCGAAAATTCAAAATATTTCGACACATGAAACATTCAAAATGTCTTCTGTTACCCTTGGTAATTATGGCGGGAGTTTCTCCCTTCTTTGGTCGGGCACAGGTCGTCGTGATTGATAATTTCGACGAATACAACAATGCGACCTACATTCAGGCGCAGAACACCGCCTGGAGCCGGTCCGGGGCTGCCACCGCGGATGGCATCTACAGCATCGCCGGCGGACAGACCGGTCGCGGGGCCAGTTATTCCGCCAACTGGGGTGGAGGCAATCTGGGGCGGGTGCGTTACACGTTTGCTTCGGCGCAGTCGTACGAATCCGGCACGGTTTTCACGGTGGACCTTGCGGTGACGGTTTCCTCCGGGGGGACGGCTCCGGCGGCCGATACGCTGGTGTCGGCGCAGATTGCCAACGGCGATCCGAATGATGCAGCCACCTCGATCTGGGTGACGGCCGGGCAGGCGCTGACTTCCGGCAGCTATACGACCTTCTCGTTCCTGTTTGACGGGGCGACGACCTCCTCCGTGCAGGGGACGGCTTCGCTGGCGGATGTCCTCAGCAGTGTGACGAGTATCACGCTCCAGTTTGCCAACAATTCAGGGGCGGGCCGGCAGACGATCACCTTCGACAACCTTGCGGTCACGCCTGGCAGCGGGCCGACCATCCCCGAGGCTTCGACGACGGCGTTGCTGCTGGCCGGTATCGCAGGTACGATGACGGCGTGCCGCATGGGCGGGCGTTTCCGGCGCAAGACCTGCTGAAGCTTATCCCGATCGATCAGAACAAAGACAAAGGATTCATGAAAACTACCAACATCCATCGCGGCGGCGATTCACGCGCGTTCACGCTGATCGAGCTTCTCACGGTCATCGCGATCATCGGTATCCTGGCGGCCATCATCCTCCCGACGGTGGGCGCGGTGCGAAAGGCGGCCCGCGAGGTCAAGTCGGTCTCGAATCTCAGGCAGATCGCGCTGGCGATGAACACCTATGCCGATGACAACAAGGACAAATTCCCTCCAGGCTACTATTACAAGCAGGGCGAAGGTGAGCTGTACTGGACATCGGAACTGGTCTCATACATCGGCCTGCCCAAAAAAGTTCTTTCTGCGCGGGAGAGTCTCTATGTGTCTCCGCTGGCCTTGCTGCCTGTCAATGACAGCTCAGAGGGGAGTGCCACCATGCCTTTTACCTATTCGGCGCACGGTCTGCTTTGTGCGGATACATCCGGCGGTGATACCCGGCTGCCCCGTTCGCAGGTGGCAAGACCCTCGCAGGTAATACTCGTCGGGGAAGCCGCACAGCGGACGAATACGTGGGCGTTCGCGACATTTTCGGAGCCGGCCGAATTCAAAAACAGGGATAGCACGAAAGAACTTACCGAGCTTATCCCGACCGATTCCGATGTAGATGAACAGAACCGGCGCGGCCTTCGCTACCGAGGTCGCAGCGGTGCCCCGGTGGCGATGGTGGACGGTCACGCGGTTGTGCTGAAAAAGGGTACAGTGACTTACGGCAATCTGGTCGCCGACCGGTAAGACGCGACAATTGACCCGCTTCCCCCGGTAACGGCGTAAGGTAAGATATGGTTCGCGAGGCAGGTGGTACAGGAGATCACCTGCCTCGTTTGTTTTCCGGGCTTATGATTCCGGAACAGCCTGCGTCCAGCCGGGGATGTGATGAAAATCGGGCCGGGCGAGGCGCGAGGATTCGTTGCACGACAGGACCGGCCTGGCGGCGCCCGGCTGGTAGTCGTAGCGGCTGATCAGAAAACGGAGGCCGGACGGAATGCCGGCGGGGTCCGGGAAAAGAGGGCGCAGATCGAAGCGTGCGTAGACCTGCCATGCGTCGCGTCCGCGGGAGATCTCCGTGCGGCTTTCGAAAAGGCTGTCGGCGATCATGAACGAATCGAGGGTTGCCCGCTTTTCCCGGATATCGCGGAGGGCGGCGGTCGCCGGGAAACGCAACTGGAGCCGCCGGTTTTCCGGGGTGATGTGAAATTCATAGTAGGCGCTGGAGCCGGTTCCGGTGTCACTCGCCTCGGCCTTGAGAAACAGTTCGAGCACGTCGCCGAGTTCCCAGGTGCGCTCGTTCGGGACGGTAGCGCGGTTGGCCGGTTCACGGTCGGCGAGTTCGGCGTGGATGAGAAGAGTGGACTCGTGAAGGCCGAGCCACACGCATCCGGGAGCGAACGCGGTTTCGGGCTGATCCCGCCAGGGCTGCCCGAGCCTCTGGACCAGGCCGGACGCGAGCGCCTGGCGGATGTCGCCCCAGCCGGAGCCGGAAGGCGGTTGCACACGAGGGATCTGGAGGATCGGTGAAGGCATGGTGATCGTGGAAAAATTGCAAGGCAGGGCGTTGGCCGGGCAGGGGAGAGGTTGCGCGGTTGTCCGTATAGCAAAATTCCGGCCTGGGAATTATCCTGCAAATCAATCGGTCCGCGGGCCGAGTGCCAGATCGAAAGGACGACGATAACGCTATCCGGACGGACTTCGTATGCGATGCGATAGGGAGGAAAAACCAATTCACGCAGCTTTTCCTGATTCCGTTCCGGAATGATCCGGCCCTTAAGGGGAAACGCTTCCAATGTTTCAACATGAACGATCAAACGGAGGCAGAAGCGTTCCGCCCGAATCGGGCTGGATTTGCCAATATAGGTGGCAATTCGCCGTAAATCCTCCAGCGCTCGTGGAGCCCATATTATTTTTGAAACCACGAGAGCATCCCGGCTTTCACCTCTGCGTGAGGGATTCCCTCTCCACGATCGATCTGGGCTTCAGCCTCAGCAATTGCAGCGAGGAAACGCAACCGTTCCTCCGCCTCTTCCCAGGAAACATTGTCCGGAAGGGACTGGAACGACTCCAGCAACTGCTCTTTCACACTCATGGGCGGAAAGCTAATCGCGATGCGTGGTCACGCAAGTCGCATTTCGGCGTCGCGCATTTCGGCGTCGCGACGAATTCCGCCATTTCTCGCGGACGCGAGCGCCTGACGGATGTCGCCCCAGCCGGAGCCGGAAGGCGGTTGCACGCGGAGGATCCGAAGGATCGGTGAAGGCATGACAGCAGTTCGGAAAGACGAAAGACAGACCGTGGACCGGGACAGAAGCAAGTTGGCAAGGGAGGACCCGGTCACGTAATCGTTCACTCTGGCGGGACCAGCTCCAGGCACGCCCATTCTTCGTAACGGTGAAAATTTGCACGGGAGAGTGCCGGATGGGAGGAAAGTTCCCTGTCAGACAGGTGGCGGCCGTAGTTGTAACGACCAACCAGAATTGTCCATGCGTTTTCGGCATCGAGTGGGACGCCTTGCGCGGCGAGTTCATCGAGAGGGATGGCTATTTCGGCCGTCCATCCCTGATCGTTGTCACGCCAGTTGTTGAGCGTGCCGTTAATTTGCGCCGCCACCCGCAGGCCGCTGCGATAGTTGAGTGGACCGGGCAGATTTTTGTAGCTGCGGCTGGGATAAAAAAACGCGGTTTTCAGGCCGTTGGGCGTGACATGAAATTCCCAATACCATGAGCGGGACGCCGGTTTGATGAACAACTCCAGCACATCGCCGGTTTGGTAATGGTGCTGCTGATCCTCCGTCGCCGTCTGCACCACGTCACGATCTGTGACCGTGAACGCTCCATAGAGGTAGCGATCATCCCACGACAACTGCACGCTCCCGGATTCTGCCGGGGAGTTAGCCGAACCGTCCGGCAGCAACAGAGGCCAGGATGGCGCCGACTGCCACACGGTCTCGTCGAGTTTCCCGTCAATGGTGACGGGAGTGTCTGTCCGCAGCGCACGGACAACGGGGGGGGCGTCAGAATGAGCAGGCATGGTTGATTGCAAGGATGCGCAGCCGGGAAAAGGCAGTATGCCAGCCAAGGCGACCGTTATGGACCGACTGTGGTTCATGGTGCGTTTTTCTCTTCTTTGATTTGCACACGCTCTGACGCGCGCACCGTGCCATCGTCGGCGGCATCGCGTTTTGTGTCCCGTAATTGTCGAGCCATGACGAAAAGATCGTGGAAACCG harbors:
- a CDS encoding ABC transporter substrate-binding protein, with amino-acid sequence MVGLALLLGCFAFATLRVWQHGRSGQPADGRIVVRFAHWQLESGLRDALDALAREYESLHPGVRIEQVPIPKRTYAQWTKTQLVGGTATDIIQIDRNLDDETLSRFYRPVTADVALPNPYNHDTPLAGIPWRDTFIDGMSGNFSYRPNLLDYYGVPLSMFTVRLYYNRDLWRQLLGDTPPPATYDGFIALCERIRKIAADTGCNVIPIAGSYDNGPILINKMVSGQTQRLSRQIDQTRTLMPAGAEIGLAWLRGAWNADTPAFADALAIARETSLTMQAGYEQLRHEDATFYFAQNRALMIATGSWDLPVYRTICPFTIGVFDVPLPARDHPHYGRNILGPPSEAGNSTGMAFGITRQSPHPDEALDFLRFLTSFSGNAAFCRASGWLPSVIDIQVPESVAPFLPVVDGYVAGFDFSLGTLGASTTLVMSNRMTLLVQPSGSVAAFQAALRSALTPAIREDLRRVSRNTLRNLTRQDVLLAGQLALGQRDPAGPDAARKISELEEAQNQQESLRAWIDHELDRNPSNDP
- a CDS encoding glycoside hydrolase family 20 gives rise to the protein MTTFARTGLHIDFRIQVMPMPALRALAREAASLGHNTLMIEWEGAYPFDKHALISNRYAYTREELTGFIAECTRLGLDVIPLQQCFGHIEYILQHDRYAHLRESDADICQLCPCKIDEALAVFTDIFRDIAATHPSPFIHIGGDETYLLGHCPACRAKAEKHGKSRLYVDYFKRVADLVVSLGKRPVLWADMLLKNPEAAADMPRGSVFVDWNYGWPVNHFGDLEKLRSTAGKAGFEFWGAPALRSSPDNHALTCWRTHFDNLRDFLPFARDAGYRGMILTSWSTSGVYGYLRDKPGEFIDILPIRRVYPASGFGILQQAFRAALDTTAAGQSFSPEAFVIDYARTRFGLDDRGGRALWRALNADATPVSPGVNLAALHRSARTASRLLAGLRPRRHATEFAHLRLMADLREFHLRFKIAESRLQSAWFTAARRPAAARLLAGLLKESDALDRRFARLNRGFLYPEEIVEEARYRSARLRHLHARLARAGRG
- a CDS encoding glycoside hydrolase, coding for MKPALLDEEIHSTAAPATAPAPAPAAPSRLAFPGGVPAELTRGLAAITGMFPERFVLPPGHAAGSSVLSVRFRPTVPARPAARAGSLSIKVTSPGHITIDYARSTDAFRALGILMGRIESGQPLADTTESAAFDTLGVMLDVSRNGVLRVPVIERIIRHLALMGINQLMLYTEDTYEIPGEPLFGYFRGRYTQEDLRHIDDYAAALGIEAVPCIQTLGHLEQVLQWPPYRPLQDTGGVLLAGDAGSEALVEKMIAAASSPFRSRRIHIGMDEAHGIGSGQYRFRNGLQPPFEILATHLERTAAICRRLGLAPMIWSDMYFRLGSRTNGYYDRASVVPPEAAARVPADVQLVYWDYYHTDPEFYDDWIARHRAMGKEPVFAGGVWTWNRPWAALPHSFATLRAGMQSARANGLREAFVTLWGDDGMECDVLSALPAIQFFAELGFAATSARAEAQVSAHFLGSCAASSEAWMAASDLDCTPGSGDPGEVNANPAKWLLWHDPLLNFLDKHIPEAWPAHYAQLSQRCAERAGRSPGDARLGYVSRLAAVLSHKAALHLSLRHDYMAGDAAALRRAAVKTVPALRDEIRALWQAHHALWHELYRPFGWEVIERRYGGLLLRLETLQTRLDAWLAAPGAHPIEELACPSETVYPAHTAHNLTLTHHQAATPSRIQ
- a CDS encoding oxidoreductase — its product is MNAAPLRTAIIGLGGFAGSHHEALLRLEENGAARLVATCDPRPDAFPDECQRWRFRERGIRVFADHRAMLDASLASPGGLDLVVIPTPIALHAPMHRDAVERGVAVYLEKPPTLDPGELEAMIACDRRAAKTTLVGFNFIIEPAHLALKSRLLAGEFGRLREVRLLGQRPRPSAYFRRNAWAGRLRSPDGRLLLDSCLANAMAHYVHNALFWAGPRAVLDWAPPAGVQASLWRAHDIEGADTVFARVSTPDGVTLRLALTHALHGIDTLCETLVTDEARIDWVARSHYAITWHDHRMPPERRPLPSFDLLAANHLDYHRYLRGETSRPSTRLEDCRPFVRLNALCYLSAGTIADFPAALRHPRHDDAGQEFFHIDGLDDAMRAFLETGAWPRLHTVSAAPRTATPADSGNLSGAIDALLTATPALP